From the genome of Kaistella daneshvariae, one region includes:
- a CDS encoding efflux RND transporter periplasmic adaptor subunit: MKKRTLYTILAIIVVAAGFYFILQNNKKKNEAEVAIVAEKNADVAVRTATVKKEEISGEFSLNGTFLPNKESKISAEINGQLIALYVKEGSYVRAGQSIGRLAGEKLNVNVDNAKANLAQAQSALSRYEAAYKTGGVTALQLDQARLQVKNARSQVQSAQLQSGDTNIISKIGGIVNQKFVEVGAVLAPGNPIVEIVDISSVKLKVDVDQSLVSQLAVGNTVKVKPDVIDGAIDGRITFIAPAASGALKFPVEITVPNSFNKLRAGMYGSAIFNNNGENSVLVVPRDAFVGSVSDNLIFVVKNDIAYLTKVQSGLNYGDRVQILSGLKEGDLVVTSGQINLTDKTKIRILK, from the coding sequence ATGAAAAAGAGAACTTTATATACAATTTTAGCAATTATCGTGGTTGCGGCGGGTTTCTACTTTATTCTTCAAAATAACAAGAAGAAAAACGAAGCTGAAGTTGCCATTGTTGCAGAAAAAAATGCTGATGTTGCAGTGCGTACAGCAACTGTAAAAAAAGAGGAAATTAGCGGCGAATTTTCCTTGAACGGAACTTTTTTACCGAATAAAGAAAGCAAAATTTCGGCGGAAATAAACGGACAGTTAATTGCACTTTACGTAAAAGAAGGAAGTTACGTGCGCGCAGGACAAAGCATCGGCCGACTTGCGGGTGAAAAACTCAACGTGAATGTTGATAACGCAAAAGCCAATTTAGCTCAGGCTCAATCTGCTCTCAGCCGGTACGAAGCTGCGTACAAAACCGGCGGTGTTACAGCTTTGCAGTTGGATCAAGCCAGACTTCAGGTAAAAAATGCAAGATCTCAGGTGCAATCCGCACAACTACAATCCGGTGACACCAATATTATTTCAAAAATTGGCGGTATTGTGAACCAAAAATTTGTAGAAGTTGGTGCTGTTTTAGCGCCGGGAAATCCGATTGTAGAAATTGTGGATATTTCTTCGGTTAAATTAAAAGTTGATGTTGACCAGTCTTTGGTAAGCCAGCTTGCGGTAGGAAATACGGTAAAAGTAAAACCGGATGTAATTGACGGTGCTATTGACGGTAGAATTACTTTTATAGCGCCCGCAGCGTCCGGAGCTTTAAAATTCCCGGTGGAAATTACAGTTCCAAATAGTTTTAATAAACTCAGAGCCGGAATGTATGGAAGTGCAATTTTCAACAATAATGGTGAAAATAGTGTTTTGGTGGTTCCGCGTGATGCTTTTGTAGGCAGTGTAAGCGATAATTTGATTTTTGTGGTGAAAAACGACATCGCTTATTTAACCAAAGTACAAAGTGGCCTGAACTACGGCGACCGCGTTCAGATTCTTTCCGGTTTAAAGGAAGGTGACTTGGTAGTAACCAGCGGACAAATAAACCTTACTGATAAAACCAAAATCAGAATTTTAAAATAA
- a CDS encoding TolC family protein, whose product MKKVALSLLFCGGLLFGQEAKVLTLSEAISYALQNKAAAKKAQLDIRKGDAQIAEVKSRAYPNISFNSNTTYNPLQQESVLPGEIFGQPGQQVKVAFGQKWVSSNNIQLSQVLFNQAVFTGLKAAKSTKEFYIINAELTQEQIVERVANAYYDVYKSEQMLRNAESNVEITNATSKIIKGLYDAGLARKIDYDRTTVAKNNLTSAQQQLINAVQLSENALKFMIGMPMSQEITLPEETFDPAILPDNDPGNFENRTELKLANKQIELLEWQKKATKAEYYPTVGLNANYGYLGQGAKFPLWNGSSNGVYWSDLASIGLQINVPIFNGFATKARVELNEIDIEKAQADLQETKLGLDLAHKNAMTLLTNNMVSINVQQENLKLAEEVLANTRANYKYGLATLNDILDAERDLTDAKNNLTKAKLDYKLAEIELLKSQGKLNTLK is encoded by the coding sequence ATGAAAAAAGTAGCATTAAGTCTTCTTTTTTGCGGCGGATTGCTTTTCGGGCAGGAGGCGAAAGTTCTTACTTTGTCGGAAGCCATTTCTTATGCGCTGCAAAACAAGGCGGCTGCTAAAAAAGCACAACTGGACATCAGAAAAGGCGACGCGCAAATCGCGGAAGTGAAATCGCGCGCGTACCCGAACATTTCGTTTAACAGCAATACAACCTATAATCCGCTGCAGCAGGAATCTGTTTTACCAGGTGAAATTTTCGGTCAGCCGGGCCAGCAGGTGAAAGTTGCTTTTGGCCAGAAATGGGTTTCCAGCAACAATATTCAGCTATCGCAGGTACTTTTTAACCAGGCAGTTTTTACCGGCTTAAAAGCAGCAAAAAGCACGAAAGAGTTTTATATTATCAATGCAGAACTTACTCAGGAACAGATTGTAGAACGCGTTGCAAATGCCTATTACGATGTTTACAAAAGCGAGCAAATGTTGCGCAACGCAGAAAGTAATGTTGAAATTACTAATGCGACCAGCAAAATTATCAAAGGTTTATACGACGCGGGACTTGCGCGAAAAATTGATTATGATCGAACTACAGTAGCGAAAAATAATTTGACCTCAGCACAGCAACAGCTCATCAATGCAGTTCAGTTAAGTGAAAACGCACTGAAATTTATGATCGGAATGCCAATGTCGCAGGAAATCACTTTACCGGAGGAAACTTTCGATCCGGCAATTTTACCGGACAACGATCCCGGAAATTTTGAAAACCGAACAGAACTGAAACTGGCAAATAAACAAATTGAACTGTTGGAATGGCAAAAAAAAGCCACCAAAGCCGAATATTATCCGACAGTTGGTTTAAATGCGAATTACGGTTATTTGGGACAGGGCGCTAAGTTTCCTTTGTGGAACGGTTCAAGCAACGGCGTGTATTGGTCGGATTTGGCATCGATTGGATTACAGATCAATGTTCCGATTTTTAATGGTTTTGCAACAAAAGCGCGTGTAGAACTCAATGAAATTGATATTGAAAAAGCGCAGGCTGATTTGCAGGAAACCAAATTAGGTTTGGATTTAGCGCACAAAAACGCAATGACATTGCTTACAAATAATATGGTCAGCATCAATGTACAGCAGGAAAATTTAAAACTTGCAGAAGAAGTTTTAGCAAACACCAGAGCTAATTATAAATACGGTTTGGCAACTTTGAATGACATTTTAGACGCTGAAAGAGATCTTACCGATGCTAAAAATAACCTTACAAAGGCCAAATTAGATTACAAACTCGCTGAAATAGAATTACTGAAATCCCAGGGCAAACTCAACACATTAAAATAA
- a CDS encoding TetR/AcrR family transcriptional regulator gives MEENTEFLVKASELFLEHGAKTLTMDDISKSFGISKKTLYVKYKNKEELIEAVLHFKLDEIITRLQILDDQVENAVERMFCRDEQIDKVADSNNSLLIKQLHKYYPSIFNKHMLEFAEKFSQVMIHNIEKGRAQGYYRTNFDAEVYAKFFLQLIMSMESSIYLDPNVIDKVYYKNELMNMYMNAITTEKGKQILKKLNK, from the coding sequence ATGGAAGAAAACACAGAATTTTTAGTAAAAGCGTCGGAGCTTTTTTTAGAACATGGTGCTAAAACCCTGACAATGGACGACATATCCAAATCGTTCGGCATTTCTAAAAAAACGCTTTACGTGAAGTACAAGAATAAAGAAGAATTGATTGAAGCGGTTCTTCATTTTAAACTTGATGAAATTATCACCAGACTTCAGATTTTGGATGATCAGGTGGAAAACGCGGTGGAAAGAATGTTTTGCCGTGATGAACAGATTGATAAAGTTGCAGATTCCAACAACAGTTTGCTGATCAAGCAGCTTCATAAATATTACCCGTCGATTTTCAATAAACACATGCTGGAATTTGCGGAAAAATTTTCGCAGGTAATGATTCATAATATCGAAAAGGGCAGAGCGCAGGGTTACTACCGCACCAATTTCGATGCGGAAGTGTATGCGAAATTTTTTCTCCAGCTCATCATGTCCATGGAAAGCTCAATTTATCTGGACCCGAACGTCATCGATAAAGTGTACTACAAAAATGAGCTGATGAATATGTATATGAACGCCATCACCACAGAAAAAGGAAAACAAATCTTGAAAAAATTAAATAAATAG
- the csgH gene encoding curli-like amyloid fiber formation chaperone CsgH, which produces MKTLIAILLMVSLSNITSAQKKHVDAKILTENHEGMLKIRAVGTNSSDLFLNLNYILISLKKGKAGMSTNKQSGKFSLKPNETRTLSETNLNLQKDDGLKVFLLVKDEESDKLVAKDSLEINSSNFNSEVNYIPESALELEGLTVDETRTRVGQMFYEFFFKKYNQLPKKFSGTITVAEFPTLGRSTRISVSMDDQMVYIFNATPDEEAINAEAEKALANLVAYISNNSLRDKEFKY; this is translated from the coding sequence ATGAAAACTCTCATCGCTATTCTGCTTATGGTTTCTCTATCTAATATAACTTCTGCACAAAAAAAGCATGTAGATGCAAAAATATTAACAGAGAACCACGAAGGTATGCTAAAAATAAGAGCGGTTGGTACCAACAGCTCAGATCTATTTCTTAACCTTAATTATATTTTAATTTCATTAAAGAAGGGCAAGGCCGGAATGTCTACTAACAAACAAAGTGGAAAATTCTCACTTAAGCCCAATGAAACAAGAACACTTTCAGAGACCAATCTCAATCTTCAAAAAGATGATGGATTGAAGGTCTTTTTATTGGTTAAGGACGAAGAAAGTGATAAGTTAGTTGCCAAAGACAGTTTGGAAATTAATTCCTCCAACTTCAACTCTGAAGTTAACTACATTCCTGAAAGTGCTCTGGAGCTGGAAGGACTTACAGTAGATGAAACCAGGACAAGAGTTGGCCAAATGTTCTATGAATTTTTCTTTAAGAAGTATAATCAGCTTCCTAAAAAATTTTCCGGAACAATTACAGTTGCGGAGTTCCCAACTCTTGGTAGAAGCACTCGGATTTCAGTTTCAATGGATGATCAGATGGTTTATATATTTAATGCCACCCCTGATGAAGAAGCAATAAATGCTGAAGCTGAAAAAGCTTTGGCAAATTTAGTTGCATATATTTCCAACAATAGTCTTCGAGACAAAGAGTTTAAATACTAA
- a CDS encoding curli production assembly/transport component CsgF: MKNYILIFALFGFSFLQAQQLVYKPINPAFGGDTFNYQWLMSSASAQNQFDEKGKNGLNLRDLNSLDSFTDSLNRQILSELSRKLFGDQFGDGDLKPGTYIFGSIYLEVIQTGQGLLISILNTETGEQSQIVIPG, encoded by the coding sequence ATGAAAAATTATATATTAATATTCGCCCTGTTTGGATTTTCCTTCCTTCAGGCACAACAACTGGTCTACAAACCGATAAATCCCGCCTTTGGTGGTGATACTTTTAATTATCAATGGTTAATGAGTTCAGCAAGCGCACAAAACCAATTTGATGAAAAAGGTAAGAACGGACTGAATTTGCGAGATCTAAATTCTTTAGACAGTTTTACGGATAGCTTAAACAGACAAATATTAAGTGAGCTATCTAGAAAATTATTTGGTGACCAGTTTGGTGACGGCGACTTAAAACCGGGAACGTACATTTTTGGCTCCATTTATCTGGAAGTTATCCAGACGGGTCAAGGATTATTAATATCAATTTTGAATACAGAAACCGGAGAACAATCCCAAATCGTGATCCCCGGCTGA
- a CDS encoding CsgG/HfaB family protein: MKTSKFLKIIFLPITLLLLQNCTLFNLPTGNEKSTLGESTNYTPEITNLPAPKDKIVVGVYKFRDQTGQYKAADNSASWSTAIPQGTTTILLKALEDSKWFTAIERENIGNLLNERQIIRSTRKEYAANDGTEVSNLPPLLFAGILLEGGVISYDTNVMTGGIGARYFGLGAGAQYRQDRITVYLRAVSTSSGEILKTVYTSKTILSTSINGNFFRFIDTERLLESDIGLTQNEPVHLAVTEAIEKAVLSLIVEGVKDGLWANKQSRPTDFDKIIANYTAEKKQNYSRIIGNKFPDQHRGKMSVFASVEAFKIKGDYKDAQMNIGGKIGVKYFLTNAFNLEANVSLVTLENSGILKEDVMMSEVNAEYLFLPKYKLSPFVYAGVGTLLQSGTPLYKAQAGGGLEYLITKNLALRAGSQYDFGFSDNWDKFVSGKRKDMGVRVGLGLNLYFGSKPIKN; the protein is encoded by the coding sequence ATGAAAACATCAAAATTTTTAAAAATAATATTTCTGCCTATAACTTTACTACTTCTTCAAAATTGCACACTTTTTAATTTACCCACTGGTAATGAAAAATCTACTTTGGGGGAAAGTACCAATTATACGCCTGAAATAACGAACTTACCGGCTCCAAAAGATAAAATTGTTGTCGGCGTTTATAAGTTCCGGGATCAAACGGGACAGTACAAAGCAGCTGACAACAGCGCAAGTTGGAGCACTGCAATACCACAAGGAACTACTACTATTCTATTAAAAGCGCTGGAGGACAGCAAATGGTTTACCGCAATTGAGCGGGAAAACATCGGAAATCTTTTAAACGAAAGACAAATCATCCGAAGTACCCGAAAAGAGTATGCAGCCAATGATGGAACTGAAGTCTCGAATTTACCGCCTTTATTATTTGCTGGTATTTTACTCGAGGGCGGAGTAATTTCCTATGACACCAATGTGATGACTGGCGGTATCGGAGCACGCTATTTTGGTTTGGGTGCCGGAGCGCAATATCGGCAGGATCGCATCACTGTTTACTTGCGAGCTGTATCAACTTCTTCCGGTGAGATTTTGAAAACGGTCTACACTTCCAAAACCATACTTTCTACGAGTATTAACGGCAATTTTTTCAGATTCATAGATACAGAACGTCTTCTGGAATCTGATATTGGTCTCACACAGAACGAGCCAGTTCATTTAGCAGTCACTGAAGCAATCGAAAAAGCAGTTCTTTCATTAATTGTGGAAGGAGTGAAAGACGGTCTTTGGGCAAATAAACAGAGCCGCCCTACTGATTTCGATAAAATTATTGCTAATTATACCGCAGAAAAAAAGCAAAATTATTCCCGAATTATCGGTAATAAATTTCCAGACCAACATCGTGGTAAAATGTCAGTATTTGCAAGTGTTGAAGCTTTTAAAATCAAAGGCGACTACAAAGACGCTCAGATGAATATTGGTGGAAAAATAGGCGTGAAATATTTTTTGACCAATGCTTTTAATCTGGAAGCGAATGTGAGTTTGGTAACATTAGAAAATTCAGGTATTTTAAAGGAAGATGTAATGATGTCGGAAGTTAATGCGGAATATTTGTTTCTGCCCAAATATAAATTGTCTCCCTTCGTGTATGCGGGTGTTGGCACACTGTTACAGTCAGGTACGCCTTTATATAAAGCGCAAGCAGGTGGCGGTTTAGAATATTTAATCACGAAAAATTTGGCCTTGCGAGCCGGAAGTCAGTATGACTTTGGTTTTTCTGATAACTGGGATAAATTCGTAAGCGGCAAGAGAAAAGATATGGGAGTCCGCGTCGGACTTGGTCTAAATTTATACTTCGGATCAAAACCAATTAAAAATTAA
- a CDS encoding carboxypeptidase-like regulatory domain-containing protein, translating into MKHIYKILFFLIVAFSVSSCSEDLVDVVQTGTLKGVAIKKGTNQPLKNVKIFTTPSTETVFTKEDGTFVIENVPLGDYSVRAEISGYITSFQGVSLKSNMQVVSVVFELSDDKSLNTAPTIPTLISPIDNATDQPLAVELTWDSSDADSLDVLKYRLVVKNDYDDKVIEVKDLTEKHYFLEDLKFGVNYYWQVSVSDSINSPVNSEVFRFKTSSTPKNRIHYVKKENGNYIIISSDESNKNFKFTASNTNSWRPRMNQNARLIAFLRTVGGNAHLFTANPDGSNQVQATAVPVAGFDNAHLDYAWSKNGKEFMYGNFTKLYRVNKDGSGLQLVYTTPDGSFISECDWSYDGSKIALKTNDAEGYHSKLYIIDLLGNTIKTIVQDVRGAAGGLNFSIDGNLLLYTYDISGHQEENYRQLNSHIFIYNLTSDEIQDISSLSGKPDGSNDLDPRFSPNDAEVIFVNTSNDGISTKTIYKITIENNERTALFPDAEMPDWE; encoded by the coding sequence ATGAAACATATATATAAAATCCTCTTCTTTCTAATTGTAGCATTTTCAGTTTCTTCCTGTAGTGAAGATCTTGTTGATGTCGTTCAAACGGGAACATTAAAAGGAGTAGCTATTAAAAAAGGCACAAATCAGCCTTTAAAAAATGTCAAAATATTCACCACACCTTCAACTGAAACTGTATTTACGAAGGAGGACGGAACTTTTGTGATTGAAAATGTCCCGCTAGGTGATTATTCGGTCCGTGCCGAAATATCAGGTTACATTACAAGTTTTCAAGGCGTAAGTTTAAAAAGTAATATGCAGGTAGTAAGCGTGGTTTTTGAACTCTCGGATGATAAGTCATTGAACACTGCTCCGACTATTCCTACATTAATAAGTCCCATCGATAACGCAACAGACCAACCACTTGCCGTAGAGCTTACATGGGATTCTAGTGATGCTGATTCTTTAGATGTTTTAAAATACAGACTTGTTGTAAAAAATGATTACGATGATAAAGTTATAGAAGTTAAGGATTTAACGGAAAAGCATTATTTTCTGGAAGATTTAAAGTTTGGCGTCAACTATTATTGGCAGGTTTCCGTTAGCGATAGCATAAATTCGCCGGTAAACAGCGAGGTGTTCAGGTTTAAGACCAGCAGCACACCAAAAAATAGAATTCACTATGTGAAAAAAGAAAATGGTAATTATATAATTATATCCAGCGACGAATCCAACAAAAATTTCAAATTTACGGCGTCAAACACAAACAGTTGGCGGCCGCGAATGAATCAAAACGCCCGCCTAATTGCGTTCTTACGCACTGTTGGTGGCAACGCTCATCTCTTTACCGCAAATCCCGATGGTTCAAATCAGGTACAGGCGACGGCAGTTCCCGTAGCCGGTTTTGACAACGCTCATCTGGATTATGCCTGGAGCAAAAACGGAAAAGAATTTATGTATGGAAATTTCACAAAACTTTATAGAGTCAATAAAGATGGCAGCGGTTTGCAACTCGTCTATACGACACCGGACGGCAGCTTTATCAGCGAATGTGATTGGAGTTATGACGGGAGCAAGATTGCATTAAAAACCAATGATGCTGAAGGATATCATAGTAAACTCTACATAATCGATCTTCTCGGTAACACTATTAAAACAATTGTACAAGATGTTCGCGGGGCAGCTGGCGGTTTAAATTTTTCGATAGACGGAAATTTACTTCTATATACCTACGACATTTCGGGTCATCAGGAAGAAAATTATCGGCAGCTTAATAGCCATATTTTTATCTACAACCTTACCTCAGATGAGATTCAAGATATTTCAAGTTTGAGTGGGAAACCGGATGGTTCTAATGATTTGGACCCACGTTTTTCTCCGAACGACGCCGAGGTTATTTTCGTCAACACATCAAACGACGGAATTTCTACTAAAACGATATATAAAATTACCATAGAAAACAATGAAAGAACAGCCTTATTCCCGGATGCAGAAATGCCAGATTGGGAGTGA
- a CDS encoding response regulator transcription factor has product MKRKFIIYENQRLHLESMLCLLERNAFSEKFHILTIQSLKDLEKNIKDESSVLLFNTSGMNSAEVPEYIEKLLTISSDLKIIIHTPQSEARMIKKYFDKGVKGYLGKNATCCELLDAINQVKDGKVYVNDAAKIDLFNFVCNIEKKDKSCTIAEDLTTRELDVLHLICDGLRAKEIAEKLFISTHTVESHRRNIMMKLNINTSNRLVKFAFENRLVDY; this is encoded by the coding sequence ATGAAACGAAAATTTATCATTTACGAAAACCAAAGATTGCACCTTGAAAGTATGCTTTGTTTATTAGAGAGAAATGCTTTTTCGGAAAAATTCCACATTCTAACAATTCAAAGTTTAAAGGATTTAGAGAAAAATATTAAAGATGAAAGTTCAGTTTTATTATTTAACACATCGGGCATGAATTCCGCGGAGGTCCCGGAATATATCGAAAAACTTTTAACGATTAGTTCTGACCTAAAAATTATTATTCATACACCACAATCCGAAGCACGGATGATTAAAAAATATTTTGACAAAGGAGTAAAGGGGTATCTTGGTAAAAACGCGACGTGTTGTGAATTATTAGATGCGATAAATCAAGTAAAAGACGGCAAAGTTTATGTGAATGATGCTGCCAAGATTGATCTTTTTAATTTTGTTTGCAATATTGAGAAGAAAGATAAGAGCTGCACTATTGCGGAAGACCTCACAACAAGAGAGCTTGATGTATTGCACCTGATCTGTGATGGTTTACGGGCAAAGGAAATTGCAGAAAAACTATTTATCAGTACTCATACCGTAGAATCTCACAGGCGTAATATTATGATGAAACTTAATATAAATACCTCAAATAGACTCGTAAAATTTGCCTTTGAAAACAGGCTTGTTGATTATTAA
- a CDS encoding LuxR C-terminal-related transcriptional regulator translates to MKVIIFAVDLEMADVKKLFEKGIKAYVGKNASSAELKEAFTEVLSGKIYITDEVKNRLVHFVCEVEDAEIRVHQLNIEITRCEREVLKLVCQGFRTKKIADQLGISPHTVECHRWNIMHKFNIRSSANLVKFARENNLTES, encoded by the coding sequence TTGAAAGTTATAATTTTTGCTGTTGATCTGGAAATGGCCGACGTCAAAAAGCTTTTCGAAAAAGGAATTAAAGCTTATGTTGGCAAAAACGCATCGTCGGCGGAATTAAAAGAAGCTTTTACCGAAGTACTTTCCGGTAAAATTTATATCACCGATGAGGTGAAAAACCGCCTTGTTCATTTTGTATGCGAAGTGGAAGATGCTGAGATCCGCGTTCACCAACTTAACATCGAAATTACGCGCTGCGAAAGAGAAGTTTTAAAGTTGGTTTGCCAGGGTTTTCGAACCAAAAAGATTGCAGACCAATTAGGAATCAGTCCGCACACGGTGGAATGTCACCGCTGGAATATAATGCACAAATTTAACATTCGCAGTTCCGCAAACCTCGTGAAATTCGCACGGGAAAATAATCTAACCGAGAGCTAA